Proteins encoded within one genomic window of Platichthys flesus chromosome 13, fPlaFle2.1, whole genome shotgun sequence:
- the agps gene encoding alkyldihydroxyacetonephosphate synthase, peroxisomal: MAANGSGGGSDRQRVAQQRLRIIAGHLRRPADDDSAVRAAECKAPQSESNASAEGKTVPRRRQEIMKWNGWGYNDTKFLFNKKGQTEFTGKRYRLSGMILPGLQDWFENTFGASVHHKSPATNILNSNAVQPPNLNEAFVEELKSTGVPFSHDAEDRVFRANGHCLHEIFPLREGKIGRVPDTVVWPNCHNDVVKIVELACKHNVCLIPFGGGTSVSSALECPLEETRSIVSLDTSQMNRILWIDEKNLTAHVEAGIIGQDLERLLNESGYCTGHEPDSMEFSSLGGWVATRASGMKKNVYGNIEDLVVHIKMVTPQGVIEKSCQGPRMSTGPDIHHFILGSEGTLGLVTEVTMKIRPVPAYQKYGSVVFPDFEQGVACLREVARQRCTPASIRLMDNKQFQFGHALKPQGSSMFTSFLDGLKKFYITKFKGFDPNRLCVATLLFEGDREKVLQHEKQVYDIAAKFGGLAAGEDNGQRGYMLTFVIAYLRDLGLDYYVIAESFETSVPWDRVLDVCRNVKARIVRECKERGVQFSPLATCRVTQTYDAGACVYFYFAFNYRGLSDPIHTFEQVEHAAREEILANGGSLSHHHGVGKLRKQWMRESVSNVGIGMLKSVKDYLDPNNIFGNRNLY, translated from the exons GCAGGAGATTATGAAATGGAATGGCTGGGGATATAACGATACAAAGTTCCTCTTTAATAAGAAAGGTCAAACAGAATTTACCGGCAAAAG GTATAGGCTAAGTGGTATGAtcctccctggtctgcaagactggtttgaaaacacatttggagccagtgtGCACCATAAATCCCCCGCAACA aaCATTCTGAATAGCAATGCTGTGCAGCCACCCAATCTTAATGAGGCCTTCGTCGAAGAGCTGAAATCCACAGGTGTTCCCTTCTCTCACGATGCAGAGGACAGAGTGTTTCGCGCTAACG gcCACTGCTTACACGAGATCTTTCCCCTCCGAGAAGGGAAAATTGGTCGAGTTCCAGATACGGTGGTATGGCCAA actgCCACAATGATGTAGTGAAAATTGTGGAACTGGCGTGCAAACATAATGTTTGTTTGATACCATTTGGAG GAGGGACGAGCGTCTCTAGCGCTCTAGAGTGCCCCCTTGAGGAAACTCGCTCCATTGTTTCTCTGGACACCTCACAGATG AACCGCATTCTGTGGATTGATGAGAAAAATTTAACGGCCCATGTGGAAGCTGGCATCATCGGTCAGGATCTGGAGAGACTA CTTAATGAGAGTGGCTACTGTACAGGGCACGAGCCTGACTCCATGGAGTTCAGCTCCTTGGGGGGTTGGGTCGCAACCAGAGCATCGGGCATGAAGAAGAACGTCTACGGCAACATTGAGGACCTG GTCGTCCACATAAAGATGGTGACCCCTCAAGGTGTAATTGAAAAGAGTTGTCAAGGCCCACGCATGTCCACAGGCCCAGATATTCACCACTTCATCCTGGGCTCAGAAG GAACCTTGGGCCTGGTCACAGAGGTAACCATGAAGATTCGTCCAGTGCCAGCGTATCAGAAATACGGCTCTGTTGTTTTCCCGGATTTTGAGCAGGGGGTTGCCTGTCTCCGAGAGGTCGCCAGACAG aggtGTACTCCGGCATCTATTCGACTCATGGATAATAAACAGTTTCAATTTG GTCACGCCCTGAAGCCTCAAGGGTCTTCCATGTTCACATCTTTTTTGGACGGCTTGAAGAAATTTTACATCaccaag TTCAAAGGGTTCGACCCCAACCGCTTGTGTGTGGCCACCCTGCTGTTCGAGGGGGACCGTGAGAAGGTCCTGCAGCATGAAAAGCAAGTTTATGACATTGCTGCAAAATTTGG GGGCCTGGCAGCTGGAGAGGACAATGGTCAAAGGGGTTACATGCTGACCTTCGTCATCGCTTACCTCCGG GACTTGGGGTTGGACTACTATGTGATTGCGGAGTCCTTTGAAACCTCTGTGCCTTGGGACAG GGTGTTGGACGTTTGCCGGAATGTAAAGGCACGCATTGTCCGAGAGTGTAAAGAGAGAGGAGTGCAGTTTTCGCCATTAGCCACATGCAG GGTGACTCAGACATACGACGCTGGTGCCTGTGTCTACTTTTACTTTGCCTTCAACTACAGAGGACTCAGTGATCCAATACACACGTTCGAACAAGTGGAG CATGCAGCTAGAGAAGAAATCCTTGCCAATGGAGGAAGCTTGTCACATCACCATGGAG TGGGGAAACTTCGGAAGCAGTGGATGAGAGAATCCGTTTCCAATGTCGGCATCGGAATGCTCAAGTCCGTCAAGGACTACCTGGACCCCAATAACATCTTTGGCAACAGGAACCTCTATTGA